GGACACGCTCCGGGCGCGCATCCGCGAGAGCCGCTTCCCCTGGCTGGCGGCCAACCTGTACGCGGCCGCCGCCGACACGCAGCCGGCGTGGGCGAAGGGGTGGGTGATGCTGGAGCGGGGCGGAGTGCGGACGGCGGTGGTGGGGATCGCGCTCCCCGCCACCCCCCAGGTGGTGCTGGCGGGGCGGGTGGAGGGGCTCAGCTTCGGTCCGGCGGCGCCGGCGGCGGCGCGGGCGGCGCGCGAGGCCCGCGCCGCGGGGGCCGACTTCGTGGTGGCGGTGATGCACGTGGGCGCGGAGTGCCGCGAGCCGGGGAGCGCCCCCGAAGAGGAGTCCGCCGGGTGCGAGGGGGAGGTGCTGGAGGCGGCCGCCTCGCTGTCGGGGCTGGTGGACCTGGTGCTGGGCGGGCACACCCACAAGCGGGTGCTCACCGCCGCGGGGGGCGTCCCGGTGTCGGAGCCGCTGAACTACGGGACGGCCTACGGCGTCACCGACCTGGAGCGGCGCGGGGGGACCACGCGCGTCGCCTACCGCGCGGTGCGCACGCCCTTTGCCGACGAGGTGGCGCCCGACACGGGCGTCGCGCGCGTGGTGGCGGAGTGGAGCGAGCGCGTGCGGCCGCTGGCGGACCGCGCGGTGGCGGGCTTCGCCGCGGCGATGGAGAACCCCGACCGGGGCGAGTACCCGCTGGGCAACCTGCTGGCCGACGCGCACCGGCGGGCGACGGGGGCCGAGGCCTCCATCGTGAACAACGGCTCGATCCGCCGCGCCATGCCCGCGGGGACCGTCACCTGGGGGATGCTCTACGAGCTGCAGCCGTTCCAGAACGAGCTGGTGAAGCTGGAGGTGACCGGCGCGCAGCTGCGCGAGGCGCTGGAGGCGGGGCTCGACGAGCGCGGCCGGGTGAACGCGCACGTCTCCGGGCTGGTGGTCGACTACGACCCGGCGGCGCCGCAGGGGTCGCGCATCCGCGAGATCCGCCGCGACGACGGGCGCGTGGTGGGAGAGGCGGACCGGGTGACGCTGGGCCTCAGCGAGTTCGTGGCGGGGGGCGGCGACCGCTTCACCGCGCTCACCCGCAGCCGTCCCGCGCGGACGGGGGTCGTGGACCTGGACGCGGTGATCGCGCACCTGACCGCGCTGCCGCAGCCGGTGCGGCCGCCGGGGGTGGGGAGGTGGAGGGCGGTGCGGTGAGGGGGAGTGCGAAGTGCTGGGTGCGAAGTGCGACGTGCGAGTGCGTGAGTGCGTGAGTGCGGAAGTGCGTGAGTGCGTAACGGCGTCGGCGGGTGGTCTCGTGCGCGTCGGCAGGGTCGTCGCGGCGGCGGGG
The genomic region above belongs to Longimicrobium sp. and contains:
- a CDS encoding bifunctional UDP-sugar hydrolase/5'-nucleotidase encodes the protein MRANAVLPVPGRAAALLALCVAAACARAAPPAAPAPGEVKRVRIVHTSDVHGHLLPARPGWAAGREVGGAAVLAAHFDSAAARFAGPTLVLSSGDDLQGTVVSNLSFGRAAVAAHNAAGYDAAALGNHEFDWGQDTLRARIRESRFPWLAANLYAAAADTQPAWAKGWVMLERGGVRTAVVGIALPATPQVVLAGRVEGLSFGPAAPAAARAAREARAAGADFVVAVMHVGAECREPGSAPEEESAGCEGEVLEAAASLSGLVDLVLGGHTHKRVLTAAGGVPVSEPLNYGTAYGVTDLERRGGTTRVAYRAVRTPFADEVAPDTGVARVVAEWSERVRPLADRAVAGFAAAMENPDRGEYPLGNLLADAHRRATGAEASIVNNGSIRRAMPAGTVTWGMLYELQPFQNELVKLEVTGAQLREALEAGLDERGRVNAHVSGLVVDYDPAAPQGSRIREIRRDDGRVVGEADRVTLGLSEFVAGGGDRFTALTRSRPARTGVVDLDAVIAHLTALPQPVRPPGVGRWRAVR